The Hevea brasiliensis isolate MT/VB/25A 57/8 chromosome 1, ASM3005281v1, whole genome shotgun sequence DNA segment aaaacaaaaataaagtaaaattattgTTACGACAAATAATCAGTTacagaaaatataattaatttaacgaAAAAAACGTAAAAGAacgtatataatattttttaataatattaaaaattattatacataaaattaaataaaatatacttattttatatttaaaatttattactttaactaaaatttaatatgttatgaaaaatatgataatttaaaatattgaagAAATTTTTATTGAGTTAAAAAATTTTCTGTAATTGACACTTTATGAAAAAAAGgtattattttacaaaaatttaataagataaatcttaaaatttcattcaatcatttaattttttataacaaaagtaattttattttattttaaactaagtaattataaaataaatcttaaaaataatttgatatatttaaattttaaaaatattttaatatgatttaaaataatatgattttaaaaagctttttttttaatcttaaaaACTCAATATCAAATAAGCTAGATACAATAATACACAAGGAGAGAAAAATTTGCAAAAAaggctaaattttaattttttaaataataatttaatattttataatttataaaaaaaatagaaataatatcaaaaataaaatttaaatcaacaaatttaataaatattttattgttGTTATTTTCTTTGAAGCACTAAGAGGTTTTGTTTAGAAGCTTATTTTTGTTTAGAAGCTTATTGGACTTCAACAGCCTCATGCTCTACTATAGTATTCTACACATGAAAAAGCCTTTGGTCCTGCAATTTGCTCCATGGAAACCTTGAAAAATGATTGTTTTGTCACAATTACTTCttgaatctatatatatatatatatatatatatatatattttttttttttttttttccttctctaaTGAGCCCCTGGAAGCATTGCGAATGTGGAATATTATGAGGTGCCAACCAGAGATAGACAAACTTTGGAATgattatcttttgctatttagcaaaagaatatatttttaatcatttaTTACCATTCACATTCTTTAACATTATTTGGAAATGCACGATACAATATAGCGCAAGTAACTAAATCAAATGGATACAGCCTAAGGATCACAACAAAGAAATCAATAGCCAAGCCCACGAGACATCAGCGCCTTACTAACAACGAGTATGGAATGACAACCAAAGATTGGAATATATTGATCAGCTTCAGAAAAAATAAGAGacaaatcaaatatatatatatatatatatatatatatatatatatatatatatatatatatatatatatatatatatatatatttaagatGAGTACCGTCATCAAACCGGGCAAAATGCTATACAGATTTGATCTTTCACACTTGATGGGAAAAAAAGCTTCACAGTGAACAAAAACCCCAGCGAGTAGATATGGTCATGACCCATTCCAATTTGTCAAGAATGGTGTGGATTCAGCAGCGCTCGATACACCATGTCAATAAATTGATTGTCCTAACATTGGCAAGGAAAGCTTGTCAGATGTGTTTGGAACTATAGCAATGGCAAGATTAAGAATCAGTAACAGAGGTGTTGGACTGATATTAAGCAAACCACATCATAATGCAAGCTCCAACAATGAGCCCTGACCCCATAATAGCTTTCGGGCTATGAAATCGCCAAAGGTTGACAATTGCTTAAACAGAGTAAGAAAAAATGACTACTATTAATATTTTCCTACGCCTACTGGCCAGAGTGAACAACATTTCTTGGCTTACATTTTTGCTGCTTATGTTTTATGCAGGCAAACTAATACTATTACATGCAAGCTTCAGATCTAAGGACAGTCAATTCTTCATTATGCTATAAGCACGTAGTGAGTCCATGATTATCAGTCATCAATAAACAAAGGAGTCGGAGGAAGTGGGCTTAGtcacttttatttttttcattctgAAACTTAACCAACATAAACATGAATCAGTTTCAGTTCTGGTTTCAAACAATTCATCATACCCACAACAAGAGAACCTAACCTGAACAAGCACCAGAAGTGCATCCCGAACTTTATCTTTGCTAATAACTGATCCATAATTTGCAGTAGGAACTGAGGCAGGAGTGAGAGATGGTGGAGGATTGGGTGGTGGAAATGGTTGAAGCAATGGAGCTCCATATGGGCGATGTAGGCTCACAGTAGGATTAAGTGGAGGAGCAGTAGGAATAGATGAAGAGACAAGCGGCATCACCCGTGCAGATGATGATGGTGCAGGAACAAAAAATGAAGAAGGCTTTACAAGATTAGTGGCTCGGTTGCTGGTGCTGTTGGCATCAGGAGCATCTAGGATTGGCATTAAAGGAGTAGATGCTGACAGAGGAGGAGATGGTATTTGCAAGGTTGGCACAGTGGGAGTGGGTACACTAGTTGGATAGGAAGGTAAAGGGACTGGAGTTGAAGATTGGTAAGGCTGTCCAACAGCTGTTGCATTTGAAGCATTCCCAATACTCATTGCTGTCTGCAATCATACAAGGCAAGTCTTTAGTCCTCGCCACATAACATGAGGTTACAGAAGATGAACTTTGAAAGTGGATCATAGGTCATTTATCAATTCAGAATTAAGCAATATTATGCAGAAAGCATTCTAAACAAGAAGCTGATACTCTACTATAAAAGCATAAAACAAGAGAGGCAAAGCACATGCATTTAGTACTGTTAATAAgtacaataaaattaaaaattggtaCAGTCAATTTTGCAATTATGTGTTTTAACGTTGTATCAATGTGAATTATGGTCTAGATAGAAGTGAAGAAAAACATCAAAGTAAATGACTGACAACAAACTAAATGAGAAAAAGAGATGCTGTGGCACTTTAACAACATAAGAATGAAGGGAATAAAGCTTAGCAAACAAACCTCACTAAAGATAAGCTTGGGCATCAAGTGCAATTTAATTCCAATCATCATTATGAGTATCTCATAAGCCACAAGTGATAACATTGCCaattggggaaaaaaaaaagagaggagagagagagagagaaaaacagTAAAAAAAGGCCATTAACAAATGTTTTCACATAGCATTGATTGGAATTTTCATCTCAACAGAAATCTTGAAATAGTTTGAGATCTGGCTTTTGGAAACTGAAGAAGTAAATTCTAGGAATACAGGAGCAGTTTAAATTTCTTCTGAAAGATTTGAAAACCTTTTCCACATAAAATGTCATCATATCTTATGCAAGTTAAACATCTCAACAAAAAGTGTTGCAGCTTGAACAGAACGCCATTAGCACTAGATCCACATAGAATAAAATAGGAATGTATTTACGCTAAAGAAGTTCACAAAGGCCGGATCATCAGGCACATCAGTGACATTGGAAGCAGTTGATGCTGATGGCTCCAGAGGACCATCCATAACTGCCATAGTTGGTACAGCTTCCAGTTCCTCAAACTCGCTGCAATTAGACATTTTGTTAACATTAAAACCAGGAAAATGACACAAGGTTGAATCTCTACAAGTATTGTTTAACTATGTGATAATCAAGCCAGGTTAAGCCATCAATATCTTTTGACCTTCACATCATAGCCAAACTTTGCTGATTCCAAGAACATCACATTTTTATGCCAATAATTTCATTGATAATAATAAATACATATGTGCGTCCGTGTCTGTGTGTTGACCTGCTCCAGAAAACTAAGCTACTTTCATCATGCAAGATTACAGAAGAATGCCACCCATTCCATGAGAAATTTTTGTGATTTAATACAAAAAAGATTTCAGTGATAACTAAATACAGCAAAAcatgatgatttatttatttcaacaatttttcttttttaaatcctTTCAAATTTAAAAGAATAGATTATTACCTTTTAGTTGGTGAGACCGTCGATTTCGGAGGAACCTTGGAGTAGGCATTAAGTATCCTGGGCATGCCAAAAACATAGATGATAGAATGACTTGCATGATGAGAAGAATTAAGATTAGAACATAAGCTCAGTAGCAACTTAACATCCAAACTGGTACACACACAGCATCCAcataggaatcaagaaagaataTCCAAAATATACCTAAAGGACCTATAACACAGTAAATCATCAAATAAGTAAATGTCAAGAGGATGTCTTACTTGTCCACAAGTATAAGTAAAGGATCTGGGAGTACAAAACAATAAATGAACTGATCCACAATGATAAGAATATGAAAACAATATTGATTGGGAGTGTATTAACTTTGGTAGAGATATTTCTCATCATGGAATTATATTACTTGTGTGGTGGAAATGTCAACATGCAACATCGAATTCTTTGCTCTCAATTGTACGACAGCAAGCACCATGAATTCCTACTATGAGGTTTATCTATTTTCAACTCCAAAGAGACTTGTTTTTAAAAAAACTATTCAACGTACTAACAAGGCCACTCTGATAGTCAAAGAGCCAGGCatatttcaaaatttgaaatcaaACTCATTTACAGGTTTATCATAGTTTTAACAAATAGAATGAATCAGATATATACTGCACCTTCTCAGTAAGTTAATCCACCATTATTCATATGTATCAAATGCCCACTGCCCTAGGACCTAGGACCTCATCTAACAGGTTAACTATAATGGATGACTTGGACACAGCCCTAACTTTAGCCATTTTGTATGAAGATATCGCTCTTGTGACTCGAAGCACGTGTTTGCAACTTTGAACTGAGCTGCTTGAGAATTTTACCACTGTGCCAGAAATAGCTCCTTTTTTTCTTGATATAAGGACTTGACAAAGCTTTATATAGATCCTAAACAATTCCAAGTTGGACAGCGAAACATCGCAACAGTATAGCCAAATTacagagacaaaaaaaaaaaaagaagcaacaAAAAGGTTTTACAAGATGTAGACCCAATAACATATCAAAAGCCCATGCCAAGATGATATTTCAATGACAGATACCAATCAACAGCCTCCATCAAAGTTGACAATTTTACCTGCTAAAAAGATTTGCAACCTCTTCACATTCATGTGCATTGTAGAACCAAATGCCATTAACTTCTCGGGCAGCATTTCGATATAAGAGATATGGAACTTGGATCTCGTACTCAAAATCCCCCAAAAGATTTTCAACCAAATTATCTAATTGCACCAACATAAATGCAGCCCATTCAAACAAAGAAATTCAAAATTATAATCAGGCCATTGAAAAGGTATCAGCATCATTTAAATTTTGCAACAAATTACTAAATAGAAACATGCAAAATGAAATCCAATTTAAGATCTAAGAATTGCATCAAAAAGTTCATTGCTGATAACAAATAATCATTTAATATAAAGTATGCAATCTATCCTAGAAATTTTACTTAAAAAATCTATCCTAGAAAGTTTACTTTAAAAAAAGGCCGACTGGCACAGATATTGAATGATCTATTTGTGCATAAAGTTCAACTCAGCCCTTAGACTTGTTCGTGATGTCCAATTGAGCCCAATTTTGCCTGAGTTGAGTGCAATCTCTTAAAAAAATAATCCCATTTTTAATGAATAAAATACTGTTTTacgtttattttaaataataaaaaataatcatatatttttttatattcctTTTTTCCATCCAAAACTTTCTTCTCATCATTTTCCAAACCCCTAACTTTCCCCCCTCCATTCTATAACCCATCTCTTTCTTCTTCTATATTTTAGTTTATTCTTGCTTTTTCTAATTTTGTTCATAAAATTCTTAACCATTCATTTCTTATTGCTTTccctaatttttttcataaatccccaacttttctttaaaattGACTCAAATCAAAGCAGACAGAGAGACATAGAGCACTGTCCTATCTCTATCTCACCTTCTCCATTCATTCAAAACAGATCATCTATGGAGATGATGGTCAGTGATGTATTGTTTCTAGgtcatcttctctctctctctctctctctctctctctctctctccctttttcAGATTCCTTCTCCTCTGACTACTCTCTTCCTGCATATCATATTCGCTTCCGTTTCTGCTATTTGATCTCACTCTCTAGGTTCTGTTATTCCCCTTCTTCATCTTCAAGAGAGGAACAATTAAAAAACAAGGTTCAGTATCTTATTCTTATCTTTTCCAAGTTTGAATGGATTTGTATAATTTCGATAGGAAAGGGGAAACATTGCAAGAGTAAAAGAAATTGAGTTGGCATGACAAGCCGTGTGGCTGGTTTGACTTCGATTATGgaagaaggaaaggaagaaatGCAGAGAGAGCAAGCTGCATTTGGTTCATGAAGCAAGAAAGAAGTGAAAATGGATTTTCATTTTTGTTGTTTTTGACTGACAGATGCTTCAGTTTCGATTGTTGAAGGATTGAAGatcatttttttcattttgaaATTTTTGTTTGGATTAGGagaattttcttaaaatttcagaaataattaaaaattaaattatttataacaaataaaaaataatattttattttttcaacaaaaatgggataaaaagaccaaaaagtaagttgttTGCTAATTTAGCCACAAAGTTGAAATTGGGCCACATTAGACATTGACAATAAATTCATAGGCTAATTTGAACATTACGctgatctatttaataaattgaatAAAATGCTTTCCAACAAGTAAATTAAAATCATAAAGAACATAAGTTAAAATTAAGAACAAGagaacttcatcaattcaacattaaaattaatcaaaatgagtaacttCTCAAACATAGTGGTGAGTATCCACAATACACATATAACTTTTTGTTTGATGCATTAGCCCTTCATCACCTGCGCCAACATTACCTGCTCAGCATCCAAGATTATGACTTCTAATCTATTCATAAGTAACAAGCAACTAGATCTCTATTTGTATGTCTATTTGAAGCTAAATATCAGGCCTTCAACCGGACGCATCTGATTCTCAATGCTTGAAAATCTATTGATAAATTATCTTATATCCATCAAATcctcctaaaccttgaacaccATTAATTGAAAAGGTCATTCACTTAGATTTCAAAGGTAGACCTAAGCATTTCATTTTCTTCCATGCACAAAGCTAGGTACTCAAATGGAAATTAGAAGACAAAATACTTAAAAATCAAgtgaacaaagaaaataatattcatCTTGCATCATATCTCAATGGTCAACCAGTAGAAAAGACAAAAAAGATTCACAAATCACATTAGTGGCAGTCCCAATAATCAACTAGCTAAACTGACCTCCCAAGCCAAACATTTTTCTCATTACTATAAAAAAAATAGACCAATCCAATAATTCATCCAACAAAAGAAATGAAGCACATAAATAAGAGCAAACCTGTGTTCCGCCGATTCATTACGATGAACTGAAAACGAGGCTGTGTATTCCTGAAATGGATAAATACAAGAATAGCGAAACAAAATCCATCACTAATTTCTActctttaaaaatatatatatatatatattcaatcatCTATAAATATATAGACAAACTCACCTCTTGACGACAAAGAGAGACCCTTCCACGTCCTTGCGACTCTGCCCAAAAAACAATGAGAGTAAGAAATAGTGCGAAAAAGGAAAGCGCAATAATATAAGTAAATTTGTGCGAGAGAGCGTCGCACCCATTGGCTGAGCTCAATATTGAACTCATAGAAGGTGACATGAGCAGCAGTGATGAGAATTTCCTCGACGAAAGGGTCAATTCGTTGAAGAACTGTTAAATTAAGGAGCTTCGTGCTGTTTTGGTCCAGATTGGGCATCAATTTGCCATTTTGTGACATTTTGTTATCCAATTCTGAATCTCCCAAACACAAACCCTAGAATAAGATTTGCACCCTTGAGGTTATCAAATAAACGATGATGATGACAACGATGACGGCGGGCGCACGAAGGGTTTGGTGGATTGGCAGATACACACGCTCAGCTTCTTTACGAAGGTTTTTCTTGAATTGACTGAAATGACCCTTCTAACTAGGCATGTGCAGTGCACGGCCGGTTCCAGCTTGTGGTCCAACCGAATCCGAACCTGTTGGAGAGGATCAGCCCTCCTTGTTTTCGAtttaaaggagatttcattttaattttattttgattcaaTCAGTATTAAGTTAATTATCGATTTAATGAAAGGATGACCTATTTTTGTCTTAAAATTTAATCCATCAATTCTAATTTTGAAAACAAAATTAACaaaattagttattaattttcattaacagTGGCACCCACCTTAATACCACACCTGACCATTATCTTGTCTTAAAACTTAAGTGGTGATTAATTTCCATTGACAAAGCAATTAGGGTGGTTTAGTTGGTCATTAACTTGATCTTACTCATTTTCTATATGATTTTTTATtaacattaatttattaatagggcaaaatatatatatatatatatatatatatatatatatatatatatatatatatacacacgagTGATTTTTAACATAAACTACTAATCCTTTTATTGATTGAACTTGAGTAACAACATACTTCAGCAAAGGCTTCTGATTGAATCGGACCGGGTCTTTCACTTTTCACTTTTAAAGTTACGATGTCAGTATGGGATAAAGCAATTTAATCCTAGGACAAGTTTCAATTTCTGCTTCTGATATATATAGCAGTGGCTTTGCTCATTCGGTTGCTTTGCCTTTGCGCCTGCTACTGCCAGTTTCCAATAGGTAACGAACCATTGCATCCACATCATCGCCAAATATGCTGTACGCCTCGATCACTCGCCGATAGCGGAATCCCATTGACAGAACCATCTGCACACTACTGCTCAGAACAGTGTCCTGCAAACTCTGTTCTCTCACCTTGGTCTCACTGCCTGACGATCCTGTTTTTCAAGTTCATACTTATTATCAATGATACAATACATGAGTTCGACTCTCCCCCATGTAGGTTAAAAAAACAAAATGAACACTTTGTAGACAGTGGGCCAAAAGACACAAGGATAAAAAACCGAGGTCAGCTCCACGTTATTTGCCAACAGTTTCATTGTTTTTAGATTGATTTCTTTGGAACTGTGTCCAATATAATTAATCCGAGTACTTACTAGCTCCAGATGATGATGGTTCAGCACCAGACGTAGAAGATTCTTTGTAGCCAAGTTGCTGCTTCAATTTGTCACTGGCAAGATACTCTGCTCGAGAGGCCTCCATCACCATACGTTCAATCTCCTTCTCAGTAAGCTCAAGATCCGAGTAAAACTGCACTTCCGCTAAAAGTGCCTGCCAGTATGAAATATCAGGAAGAAACCAAGATCTAATTAGAAACCCAACAAGCCAAAAAAATTGATAAATAGcaacaaaataaaaatacttgCATTATCAATCTGCTGATCTTGTTGAGCTTTAATTGCAGCCTTCACCTGATCCCTGTCCACATTTGTCTGCAAAGTAAATACAATTGTTTTAGAGTGTTAACAACATAAATGTTTTGTTTACTGCTCAAAAATCAACTGAAAAACAATAAGCCAGCTTAAGATATAATTTAGTTTTTCTATCCTATGTTTATTAGTATTACTCAAACCTCTCCTTAAAAACcaccaaaaagaaaaaaaggatgaAGTAGCTCCAGCTTAATTAATGGTATGGAAAGCAATGTGATTGTTTCATATTAAGTGGCAACAAACAATGAGATTTGTGTACATTTGTGATCCTTTAACCTTTATCCCGCCTATTGTACTACATTTTATGTGCAGGCAGAAGAGTTGCACCATCAATTTATCATTAAACCAAGGGAATAACAGCACTATCAATATCACTAAACAAAGgatataaatgcaaaagaaacagAAACGCACCCCTCGAAGACAGCTGAAACCAAGTCCTGCACCAATTGTCAGTTGCCGTGGGTCAACGAGAGAGTTATAATGATTACCATGATGATAACTCAGCCTTATGGGTGGTGTGTCCGTGTTATAGCCCCCATGAAATATGTTGATAGGTTCTACATTAATTATTTTGGACAGTAAGAAAGATGCAGTAAAATGGCAGTCAATTTGACAAATGAAAAGCCACATATTTCTATAGAACAAAACACCACCTGTGCTATAAGAATATATATGAATTGGCCGGTTATACATTTCAGATAAAGCTTGGATCTCTACATTGTTCCCATAGACCTGCCAATTGAGATGAAAAGGTTAAAGGGTATTCAAACCCTCGCTATCAATGTAACAAGCCTCAAACATGCTGGGGTCAATGCACTGCTCAGCAGCCTCAGCTAATATACGAACAGATTCAAGCAATTCATAGACAGCATGGGAAGAGGGAGAGGGACCCGGGGTTGGGTTTTGTGGAGGTGAATGAAGAAAATCAATCCAATATTAAATTCTATGAAGGATGTTGAAAGAGAGGGCACGACAATTAAATTCCACTAGTTAACTGTTGTTAACAAGTAGAGGAAACTCTGAGACAAATGCCTCAAATAATTTATTGCAACTGAAATGCATTCTTCAAAATAACTGATTGGCTTTCCAGTTGTCCTTTTTTAGGCAAGAGCTAAACTAATAGCGTCAAAGATAGATGACCAATCGGAATTCTGCAAAATATCATGCAAGTCCATCATCACTATCTTAAGGCCAATAATGTCGGGAATCAAATATGGAAATTCAGATGGTAGTACatgatgaaaaataaataaatttaaggtGCAGTACCTTTTTATAGCAATGGATATTGAAGGAAGGAATGAGTGAAAAAGTCAACCTGGAAACCATATGCATACCTTGTCTCTTCTCTTCCTCTTACAGTAAGATGTAAAACCTTCTGTTATAAACTGAGAAAAGTGGTCCCTCTCTCGTTCCTGAGTTAACAAAAACAGATAAGGATAATCCTACACCTCACTAACAATATCCATTCATGCAGAGAGATACAGAAGTCAAAAAATGCTATTTATGCCGCTAAAACAATAGGTTATGCTGGAGAAGATTAAAGAGCACCAAAATACAGCATAAAATTAACTTCTCTAACATGATGAAAACCAgatcattgaaataaaaaaaaattaaagagatttATGCACATTTTAGAAAAAGAAAGCTAATTATCTCATACAATTATTCAGACAAAATGGACAAGAACACAGTAGATAGCATGAAAGCTGATttccaaaaaaataattaaaatataacaacCCAAAAAGAAGAGAAGATGGGAAATTCAATGAGAATACCCTTGCAAATAAATAAACATTCAATTGAAGATCCATTCATTAATACTTTATTATAGTCTCAATttcatttatatttctattaaattGTCCACTATTCCCTTCAAATGTCCGGAAATCTATTGCAGCCAAACTGCATATCACAAACAGCATTTAGGAACTAATAAAAGGTCAAATGTGCAACTCAAAACAACAAGACAACCTATCAAAAGCAATTAATAATTAACATTCAACAAAGCCTCTTAAAAACAAAATATAATATACACCAAAGGCAAAATAAGGGAATGCCTTTTCAATAGGCCCCCTACCATGGATATCACTAAATTTAAGCAATGAGTTCataagaatatttaaaaaaaaagaaatcaaacaAATTACcatataatctatgcacatttgtCTAATCGAATGACACACTTCAGAATCTCCATACACCTGATCTGCAACAGCACGGAAGAGACAATTCCCATCCTCCAACATTCTTTTGACTTCTAATCCTTTAGACCGCCTTATGTCAATCTCAAACTGACGT contains these protein-coding regions:
- the LOC110640139 gene encoding mRNA-decapping enzyme-like protein is translated as MSQNGKLMPNLDQNSTKLLNLTVLQRIDPFVEEILITAAHVTFYEFNIELSQWSRKDVEGSLFVVKRNTQPRFQFIVMNRRNTDNLVENLLGDFEYEIQVPYLLYRNAAREVNGIWFYNAHECEEVANLFSRILNAYSKVPPKSTVSPTKSEFEELEAVPTMAVMDGPLEPSASTASNVTDVPDDPAFVNFFSTAMSIGNASNATAVGQPYQSSTPVPLPSYPTSVPTPTVPTLQIPSPPLSASTPLMPILDAPDANSTSNRATNLVKPSSFFVPAPSSSARVMPLVSSSIPTAPPLNPTVSLHRPYGAPLLQPFPPPNPPPSLTPASVPTANYGSVISKDKVRDALLVLVQDNQFIDMVYRALLNPHHS
- the LOC110640117 gene encoding OVARIAN TUMOR DOMAIN-containing deubiquitinating enzyme 6, giving the protein MTRILVQRGSGSSSSNQSRAGSSSAARQETPVTATTQVVSALKDDEIGDEAQELVVVDELLEYCGSSDNKASKSDELLIEGLHGDRNESLSDDIVDNEKLVNAECVGSGDLIKGLGGLRILERPAAESESSSGDSSGVGSGSAQPPPPPVPPPKPLATNSNTNSNSRRFVSGSSNSVRIGSSRRAAAWPIVSTRTSPSASRPSSPRSHVDSEGYNSADEQNPCFVYSYDDLERERQFEIDIRRSKGLEVKRMLEDGNCLFRAVADQVYGDSEVCHSIRQMCIDYMERERDHFSQFITEGFTSYCKRKRRDKVYGNNVEIQALSEMYNRPIHIYSYSTEPINIFHGGYNTDTPPIRLSYHHGNHYNSLVDPRQLTIGAGLGFSCLRGTNVDRDQVKAAIKAQQDQQIDNALLAEVQFYSDLELTEKEIERMVMEASRAEYLASDKLKQQLGYKESSTSGAEPSSSGARSSGSETKVREQSLQDTVLSSSVQMVLSMGFRYRRVIEAYSIFGDDVDAMVRYLLETGSSRRKGKATE